In a single window of the Anaerolineae bacterium genome:
- a CDS encoding response regulator, which produces MAYDTFKVLIIDDDDDTLKLYGLALSRQHYEILEAHSGQEGLELTFREEPDVVLLDLMMPGMDGYEVCRRLRTAPKTADLPILVLTNLSGASARQKAHELGADDFITKGEPLGHLDGRIKMLIKQRILAHTRSWLADLPGSVTADYVLRARLAAGQPTAVCHLDIQGLSTFNERAGVEAGDRLLWTVARVLRDYMENNAYGDFVAYCGQDDFLLIMDPARAPAVAQSLVEAYAKAVRRWADGMSLSVGVPELYAAALILDGPSIHPASVYQNLARIQRELKGRRNGSVRVERLAG; this is translated from the coding sequence ATGGCGTATGATACGTTCAAAGTGCTGATCATTGATGACGATGATGACACGCTGAAGTTGTATGGGCTGGCGCTCAGCCGCCAACACTACGAGATCCTGGAAGCCCATTCCGGCCAGGAGGGCCTGGAACTGACCTTCCGGGAAGAGCCGGACGTGGTATTGCTGGACCTGATGATGCCGGGCATGGACGGGTACGAGGTGTGCCGGCGCCTGCGCACCGCGCCGAAGACCGCGGACCTGCCAATCCTCGTCCTGACCAACCTGAGCGGTGCCTCCGCCCGGCAAAAGGCCCATGAGCTGGGGGCCGACGATTTCATCACCAAAGGGGAACCGCTGGGGCATCTGGACGGGCGCATCAAGATGCTTATCAAACAGCGCATCCTGGCCCACACGCGGAGCTGGTTGGCCGATTTGCCCGGCAGTGTCACGGCGGACTACGTCCTGCGGGCGCGCCTGGCCGCCGGCCAGCCCACGGCGGTTTGCCACCTGGATATCCAGGGGTTGAGCACGTTTAACGAGCGCGCCGGCGTGGAGGCCGGCGACCGTCTGTTGTGGACCGTGGCGCGCGTACTGCGGGATTACATGGAGAATAACGCCTACGGTGATTTCGTCGCCTACTGCGGTCAGGACGATTTCCTGCTCATCATGGATCCGGCCAGGGCGCCGGCGGTGGCGCAGTCCCTGGTCGAAGCGTATGCCAAAGCTGTGCGCCGCTGGGCCGATGGAATGTCCCTCTCCGTGGGCGTTCCCGAGCTGTACGCGGCCGCGCTGATATTGGACGGGCCCAGCATCCATCCGGCGTCGGTGTATCAGAACCTGGCCCGCATCCAGCGCGAGCTGAAAGGGCGGCGCAACGGCAGTGTCCGAGTGGAGCGGCTTGCCGGCTGA